GTCTTCAAATCCAACTCTTACGTGACCTCCTGATATTATAGAAGCCGCCGCAAGAGTGAATTCAAATCTTCCAATTCCAGCAACTGAATATGTAGATCCACAAGGTATGCTCTCTTTTAAAAATATGAAATCTCTTAAATCTCCAGAAATTCCACCATTTACTCCCATTACAAAACTAAAGTGAATCGGCTCTTTAATAAATCCTTTTTTACACAATCTAATTGCCATGTCTATCATTGATTTATCAAAAACTTCAACCTCTGGCTTAACACCCAAATCTATCATCTTTTTTCCAAACTCTTTAATCATATTCTCAGTGTTCACAAAAATTTCATCGCCACCAAAGTTTAATGTTCCACAATCTAATGTTGCCATCTCTGGTTTTAAATCAACTGGCTCCAATCTTTCAGCTGAGGTCATCCCCACTGACCCCCCTGTAGAAGGTTGAACTATTACATCTGGACATCTCTCTT
This is a stretch of genomic DNA from Cetobacterium somerae ATCC BAA-474. It encodes these proteins:
- a CDS encoding 3-keto-5-aminohexanoate cleavage protein — encoded protein: MEKLIITAAICGAEVTKEHNPAIPYTVEEIAREAYSAYKAGASVIHLHVREDDGTPTQRKERYDECIKAIKERCPDVIVQPSTGGSVGMTSAERLEPVDLKPEMATLDCGTLNFGGDEIFVNTENMIKEFGKKMIDLGVKPEVEVFDKSMIDMAIRLCKKGFIKEPIHFSFVMGVNGGISGDLRDFIFLKESIPCGSTYSVAGIGRFEFTLAAASIISGGHVRVGFEDNVYIEKGVLAKSNGELVEKVVRLAKEFGREIANPTEARKILGLN